In a single window of the Streptomyces cinnabarinus genome:
- the narH gene encoding nitrate reductase subunit beta, translating to MRPMAQIAMVMNLDKCIGCHTCSVTCKQAWTNRQGMEYVWFNNVETRPGQGYPRRYEDQERWRGGWELNKRGALKLKAGGRLRKLAGIFSNPKLPEIKDYYEPWTYDYKNLTDAPLGDDYPVARPLSQLDGKPTKIEWSSNWDDSLAGAPAYGDLDPMVERTRQQASDKVRFEFEQTFMFYLPRICEHCLNPSCVASCPSGAMYKRAEDGIVLVDQDGCRGWRMCVTGCPYKKVYFNHRTGKAEKCTMCYPRIEVGLPTVCSETCVGRLRYLGVVLYDADKVTAAASVKDEKALYEAQLGVFLDPEDEEVRRAAETAGIPYDWLEAARRSPVHTLISKYRVALPLHPEYRTMPMVWYIPPLSPVVDALSESGHDGEDAGNLFGAIDTLRIPLEYLAEVFTAGDVGPVRASLEKLAAMRSHMRALNLGEEPDPEVAATVGMEPGEIEEMYRLLAIAKYDDRYVIPTAAVGDARRLEESALPEGCSLDYEGGPGMGGDGPFGQDSAGRKLLPVVSVENFHVLRKRQTSDDAEET from the coding sequence ATGCGTCCAATGGCCCAGATCGCCATGGTGATGAACCTCGACAAGTGCATCGGCTGCCACACCTGCTCGGTCACCTGCAAGCAGGCGTGGACCAACCGCCAGGGCATGGAGTACGTCTGGTTCAACAACGTCGAGACCCGCCCGGGACAGGGCTATCCGCGCCGCTACGAGGACCAGGAGCGCTGGCGCGGCGGCTGGGAGCTGAACAAGCGGGGCGCGCTGAAGCTGAAGGCGGGCGGGCGGCTGCGCAAGCTCGCCGGGATCTTCTCCAACCCCAAACTCCCGGAGATCAAGGACTACTACGAGCCCTGGACGTACGACTACAAGAACCTCACCGACGCCCCGCTCGGCGACGACTACCCGGTCGCCCGGCCCCTCTCGCAGCTCGACGGCAAGCCGACGAAGATCGAGTGGTCCTCGAACTGGGACGACAGCCTCGCCGGCGCCCCGGCCTACGGCGATCTCGACCCGATGGTGGAGCGGACCCGGCAACAGGCGTCGGACAAGGTGCGGTTCGAGTTCGAGCAGACGTTCATGTTCTATCTGCCGCGCATCTGCGAGCACTGCCTCAACCCGTCCTGTGTGGCGTCCTGTCCGTCCGGCGCGATGTACAAGCGGGCCGAGGACGGCATCGTCCTGGTCGACCAGGACGGCTGCCGGGGCTGGCGGATGTGCGTGACGGGCTGCCCGTACAAGAAGGTCTACTTCAACCACCGCACCGGCAAGGCCGAGAAGTGCACCATGTGCTACCCGCGCATCGAGGTCGGACTGCCGACGGTCTGCTCGGAGACCTGCGTGGGGCGGCTGCGTTATCTCGGGGTCGTCCTCTACGACGCCGACAAGGTGACGGCCGCCGCGTCCGTGAAGGACGAGAAGGCGCTGTACGAGGCCCAGTTGGGGGTGTTCCTCGACCCCGAGGACGAGGAGGTGCGGCGGGCGGCGGAGACCGCCGGGATCCCGTACGACTGGCTGGAGGCGGCCCGCCGATCCCCTGTGCACACGCTGATCAGCAAGTACCGGGTGGCGCTGCCGCTGCATCCGGAGTACCGCACGATGCCGATGGTCTGGTACATCCCGCCGCTGTCGCCGGTGGTGGACGCGCTGTCGGAGTCCGGGCACGACGGCGAGGACGCGGGGAACCTGTTCGGCGCGATCGACACCCTGCGCATCCCGCTGGAGTACCTGGCGGAGGTGTTCACCGCGGGTGACGTCGGGCCGGTGCGGGCCTCGCTGGAGAAGCTCGCCGCGATGCGCTCCCACATGCGCGCCCTCAACCTCGGCGAGGAGCCGGACCCCGAGGTCGCGGCCACCGTGGGCATGGAGCCCGGCGAGATCGAGGAGATGTACCGGCTGCTGGCCATCGCCAAGTACGACGACCGGTATGTGATCCCCACGGCCGCCGTGGGCGACGCACGTCGGCTGGAGGAGTCCGCGCTGCCGGAGGGATGCAGCCTGGACTACGAGGGCGGCCCCGGCATGGGCGGCGACGGGCCGTTCGGCCAGGACTCGGCAGGACGCAAGCTGCTGCCGGTGGTGTCCGTGGAGAACTTCCACGTGCTGCGCAAGCGCCAGACCTCGGACGACGCGGAGGAGACCTGA
- a CDS encoding nitrate reductase subunit alpha has protein sequence MTDTQVPPTEPGAALLKAGRFFRPGTPAPDLHSVELTGGREADSFYRDRWSHDKVVNSTHGVNCTGSCRWKVYVKDGIITWETQQTDYPSVGPDRPEYEPRGCPRGAAFSWYTYSPTRVRYPYIRGVLLEMYREAKARLKDPVLAWADLQGDPERRRRYQRARGKGGLVRANWDEAVELVAAAHVHTIKTYGPDRIAGFSPIPAMSMVSHAAGARFHSLIGAPMLSFYDWYADLPVASPQVFGDQTDVPESGDWWDAAYLMMWGSNVPVTRTPDAHWMAEARYRGQKVVVVSPDYADNTKFADEWLHPHPGTDGALALAMGHVVLKEFFVDRETPFFADYVRKFTDLPFLVTLTERDGAHVPGKFLRASDLGQQGEGADWKTVVLDEVTGRAVVPKGSLGFRWTESGKGDWNLELGDIKPQLSLHGSSIATGVEVLLPRFDTEGGPHGQGRGDVLRRGVPATRLGGADGPLVTTVYDLLLAQYAVSRPGLPGDWPSSYEDADSPGTPGWQEAHTSVPAAKCVKIAREFARTAERSKGRCMILMGAGTNHWFHSETIYRAFLALLQLTGCQGRNGGGWAHYVGQEKCRPVTGWATLAAGSDWSRPPRQMIGTAYWFLNTDQWRYDRFTADVLASPLGEGRFEGMTGADCLALSARSGWMPSYPTFDRNPLELGEAFGDPVAKAVAELRSGTLKFACEDPDAPENWPRVLTLWRANLLGSSAKGAEYFTKHLLGTQSSLSAEEARPEERPRDVTWREEAPEGKLDLLLSLDFRQTSSTLLSDVVLPAATWYEKHDLSSTDMHPYVHSFTPAVDPPWQARTDFDTFKALAEKLSKLAEGHLGVRKDLVAAPLQHDTPGETAQPGGVVRDWKRGECDPVPGETMPNLVVVERDYTKIGAKFSSLGPLVEQLGLPAKGIALKPDKEVEHLRHLNGVGFDGRPALDTAVKAANTILALSGTTNGRLATQGFHTLEARTGQEMAHLAAEHEGKRITYADTQAAPVPVITSPEWSGSESGGRRYTAFTLNTEHLKPWHTLTGRQHFFLDHDWIHELGEALPVYRPPLDMNKLFGEPRLGPDGSREVTVRYLTPHNKWSIHSEYQDNLFMLALSRGGQNIWMSPQDAEAIGVSDNDWIEAVNRNGVVVARAVVSHRMPAGTVYMHHAQERTVNVPKTETTGLRGGIHNSLTRLILKPSHLIGGYAQLSWAFNYLGPTGNQRDEVTVIRRRSQEVEY, from the coding sequence GTGACCGACACCCAGGTACCGCCCACCGAGCCCGGCGCGGCGCTGCTGAAGGCGGGCAGGTTCTTCCGGCCCGGCACGCCCGCGCCCGACCTGCACAGCGTCGAGCTGACCGGCGGCCGCGAGGCGGACTCCTTCTACCGGGACCGCTGGAGCCACGACAAGGTCGTGAACTCCACGCACGGCGTGAACTGCACCGGCTCCTGCCGCTGGAAGGTGTACGTCAAGGACGGCATCATCACCTGGGAGACGCAGCAGACGGACTACCCGAGCGTCGGCCCCGACAGGCCCGAGTACGAGCCCCGCGGCTGCCCGCGCGGCGCCGCCTTCTCCTGGTACACCTACTCCCCCACCCGGGTGCGCTACCCGTACATCCGCGGTGTCCTGCTGGAGATGTACCGGGAGGCGAAGGCCCGGCTGAAGGACCCCGTCCTCGCCTGGGCCGACCTCCAGGGCGACCCCGAGCGCCGCCGCCGCTACCAGCGGGCCCGCGGCAAGGGCGGACTGGTGCGCGCCAACTGGGACGAGGCGGTGGAGCTGGTCGCCGCCGCGCATGTGCACACCATCAAGACGTACGGCCCCGACCGGATCGCCGGGTTCTCCCCCATCCCCGCGATGTCGATGGTGTCGCACGCGGCGGGCGCCCGCTTCCACTCCCTGATCGGCGCCCCGATGCTGTCGTTCTACGACTGGTACGCCGATCTGCCGGTCGCCTCCCCGCAGGTCTTCGGCGACCAGACCGACGTACCGGAGTCGGGCGACTGGTGGGACGCGGCGTATCTGATGATGTGGGGCTCGAACGTCCCGGTGACCCGCACCCCGGACGCGCACTGGATGGCGGAGGCCCGCTATCGCGGCCAGAAGGTCGTGGTGGTGTCGCCGGACTACGCCGACAACACCAAGTTCGCCGACGAGTGGCTGCATCCGCACCCCGGCACCGACGGCGCGCTCGCCCTGGCGATGGGCCATGTGGTGCTGAAGGAGTTCTTCGTCGACCGCGAGACTCCCTTCTTCGCAGACTACGTACGGAAGTTCACCGACCTGCCCTTCCTGGTGACGCTCACCGAGCGGGACGGCGCCCATGTGCCCGGGAAGTTCCTGCGCGCCTCCGACCTCGGCCAGCAGGGCGAGGGCGCCGACTGGAAGACGGTCGTCCTGGACGAGGTGACCGGCCGCGCCGTCGTCCCGAAGGGATCCCTCGGCTTCCGCTGGACCGAGTCCGGCAAGGGCGACTGGAACCTCGAACTCGGCGACATCAAACCCCAGTTGAGCCTGCACGGCAGCTCGATCGCGACCGGCGTGGAGGTGCTGCTGCCCCGCTTCGACACCGAGGGCGGACCGCACGGCCAGGGCCGGGGCGACGTGCTGCGCCGGGGCGTCCCGGCCACCCGCCTCGGCGGCGCCGACGGCCCTCTGGTGACGACGGTGTACGACCTGCTGCTCGCTCAGTACGCGGTGTCCAGGCCCGGCCTCCCGGGTGACTGGCCCTCCTCCTACGAGGACGCGGACTCGCCCGGCACCCCCGGCTGGCAGGAGGCGCACACCTCCGTCCCGGCCGCCAAGTGCGTCAAGATCGCCCGGGAGTTCGCGCGGACCGCCGAGCGCTCCAAGGGCCGCTGCATGATCCTGATGGGCGCCGGCACCAACCACTGGTTCCACTCCGAGACCATCTACCGCGCCTTCCTCGCCCTGCTCCAGCTCACCGGCTGCCAGGGCCGCAACGGCGGCGGCTGGGCGCACTACGTCGGCCAGGAGAAATGCCGCCCGGTGACCGGCTGGGCCACCCTGGCGGCCGGGTCCGACTGGTCCCGCCCGCCGCGCCAGATGATCGGCACCGCGTACTGGTTCCTCAACACCGACCAGTGGCGCTACGACCGGTTCACCGCCGATGTCCTCGCCTCACCGCTCGGCGAGGGCCGCTTCGAGGGGATGACGGGCGCGGACTGTCTCGCTCTGTCGGCGCGTTCGGGGTGGATGCCGTCGTATCCGACCTTCGACCGCAATCCGCTGGAGCTGGGCGAGGCGTTCGGGGACCCGGTGGCCAAGGCGGTGGCCGAACTGCGCTCGGGAACCCTGAAGTTCGCCTGCGAGGACCCGGACGCGCCGGAGAACTGGCCGCGCGTGCTGACCCTGTGGCGGGCGAACCTGCTGGGCTCGTCGGCGAAGGGCGCCGAGTACTTCACCAAGCATCTGCTGGGCACCCAGTCCTCGCTCAGCGCCGAGGAGGCGCGGCCCGAGGAGCGGCCCCGCGATGTGACCTGGCGGGAGGAGGCACCCGAGGGCAAGCTCGACCTGCTGCTGTCGCTGGACTTCCGGCAGACGTCCTCGACGCTGCTCTCCGATGTCGTACTCCCGGCCGCGACCTGGTACGAGAAGCACGATCTGTCCAGCACGGACATGCACCCCTACGTGCACTCCTTCACCCCGGCCGTCGACCCGCCGTGGCAGGCGCGCACCGACTTCGACACCTTCAAGGCGCTGGCCGAGAAGCTCAGCAAGCTGGCCGAGGGCCATCTCGGGGTGCGCAAGGACCTGGTGGCCGCGCCGCTCCAGCACGACACCCCGGGCGAGACCGCCCAGCCGGGCGGAGTGGTACGGGACTGGAAGCGCGGCGAGTGCGATCCCGTGCCCGGCGAGACCATGCCGAACCTGGTGGTCGTGGAGCGGGACTACACGAAGATCGGCGCGAAGTTCAGCTCGCTCGGCCCGCTGGTCGAGCAACTGGGACTGCCCGCCAAGGGGATCGCGCTGAAGCCGGACAAGGAGGTCGAGCACCTCCGGCACCTCAACGGCGTCGGCTTCGACGGCCGCCCCGCCCTCGACACGGCGGTGAAGGCGGCGAACACCATCCTCGCGCTGTCCGGCACCACCAACGGCCGTCTGGCCACCCAGGGTTTCCACACCCTGGAGGCGCGCACCGGGCAGGAGATGGCCCACCTAGCCGCCGAGCACGAGGGCAAGCGGATCACGTACGCCGACACCCAGGCCGCGCCGGTGCCGGTGATCACCTCGCCGGAGTGGTCGGGCAGCGAGTCGGGCGGGCGCCGCTACACGGCGTTCACGCTCAACACCGAGCACCTCAAGCCCTGGCACACGCTCACCGGGCGCCAGCACTTCTTCCTGGACCACGACTGGATCCATGAACTGGGCGAGGCGCTGCCGGTGTACCGGCCGCCGCTGGACATGAACAAGCTGTTCGGCGAACCCCGCCTCGGCCCCGACGGCAGCCGAGAGGTGACGGTCCGTTACCTCACCCCGCACAACAAGTGGTCCATCCACTCCGAGTACCAGGACAACCTGTTCATGCTGGCGCTCTCCCGCGGCGGCCAGAACATCTGGATGTCCCCGCAGGACGCGGAGGCGATCGGCGTCTCCGACAACGACTGGATCGAGGCGGTCAACCGCAACGGCGTGGTCGTGGCCCGCGCGGTCGTCTCGCACCGGATGCCGGCCGGCACGGTCTACATGCACCACGCGCAGGAGCGCACGGTCAACGTGCCGAAGACCGAGACGACCGGTCTGCGCGGCGGCATCCACAACTCGCTCACCCGCCTCATCCTCAAACCGTCCCATCTCATCGGCGGCTATGCCCAGTTGTCCTGGGCGTTCAACTACCTCGGTCCGACGGGCAACCAGCGTGACGAGGTGACGGTGATCCGCCGCCGCAGCCAGGAGGTCGAGTACTGA